A portion of the Novosphingobium sp. KA1 genome contains these proteins:
- a CDS encoding EAL domain-containing protein, producing MEPLPFAGIGDIFLCLRDQHRPGALLLAALVCTMAAATGVMLMRQARCESGATRHNWATLAGVAFGFGTWATHFVALLAYTGMQALAFRLDLTLLSLVVALATTSLAMRLTLASHRTLHGFAAALVLGGGIAAMHYIGTAALEIPARTVWRPDMVALSILLPTLLWFPGLRLAVHGKGIWAPVGAALCLVAGVLLLHLTAMAAITLIPARPRASGIAISPTVLTAWISMVTLGIFALGMTAQIVNRIARNALDESERRFSQLVKTISDYAICMLDHDGRISQWNLGAKRLTGYNAQEMIGLPIARLFTEEDRTAGLPNFLLAQARENGLHSGTGECLRQDGSRFWAHGTVEKLLAPSGEELGFSFVMHNITPFREAQALIAETSRHLDTALENMLQGLCLFDADQRVVLCNRRFREIWSLEEDDCRNGTDLAALIASGFMNLGGEQAGSQVLQNMKDILEETLADTGSHPIIADFGENHVISVANRALPEGGWVTTCDDITEQRKSEAKIAHMALHDPLTGLPNRTRFAMLLDELLAVAAPQKKQLAVIGVDLDRFKEINDSQGHAAGDLVLQSIAQRLGEMLGEGEAVARLGGDEFAACKMFANRSELNDFLARLRNAIIAPIGDSEHHFVVDGSIGIALYPNDGTDRETLLNNADLAMYRAKATLGESVCFFQHGMDETARQRRQLAADLRHAVDRGELSLLYQPQRSLHTGQLSAYEALLRWHHPAHGLVPPDDFIPIAEENGEIIRIGEWVLREACREARKWPSAIKIAVNLSPVQFLQPGLVETLREILVETGLSPSRLELEITETAIISDKLRALHCLRQIKSMGVSVAIDDFGTGYSSLDTLHSFPFDKIKIDKSFMSRAEHSNQARAIIRAVLALGRSLQIPVLAEGVETEKQLAVLRDEGCDEAQGYLFGRPAAPPRECEDASEPARTASATSN from the coding sequence ATGGAACCCCTGCCTTTTGCCGGGATCGGCGACATCTTCCTGTGCCTGCGCGATCAGCACCGTCCCGGCGCACTGCTGCTGGCCGCGCTGGTCTGCACGATGGCGGCGGCGACCGGCGTCATGCTCATGCGCCAGGCCCGCTGCGAGAGCGGCGCAACGCGGCACAACTGGGCAACATTGGCCGGCGTCGCTTTCGGCTTTGGCACCTGGGCGACCCATTTCGTGGCCCTGCTCGCCTATACCGGCATGCAAGCACTCGCGTTCCGGCTCGACCTGACCCTGCTGTCCCTGGTCGTCGCACTCGCAACCACATCGCTGGCCATGCGGCTGACTCTAGCCAGCCACCGGACGTTGCACGGGTTCGCCGCCGCCTTGGTGCTGGGCGGCGGCATCGCGGCCATGCATTACATCGGTACGGCCGCGCTCGAAATCCCCGCCCGAACCGTCTGGCGCCCCGACATGGTGGCACTATCCATCCTCCTGCCCACATTGCTGTGGTTTCCCGGCCTGCGACTTGCCGTTCACGGGAAAGGGATCTGGGCTCCGGTTGGCGCCGCCCTCTGCCTCGTCGCTGGCGTGCTGCTGCTTCATTTAACGGCTATGGCCGCCATCACCCTGATCCCGGCGCGTCCACGCGCCTCAGGCATCGCCATCAGCCCCACCGTTCTGACCGCATGGATCAGCATGGTGACCCTGGGCATCTTCGCGCTCGGCATGACCGCCCAAATCGTCAATCGTATCGCCCGTAACGCCTTGGATGAAAGCGAGCGTCGCTTCTCGCAGTTGGTGAAGACGATTTCCGACTATGCGATCTGCATGCTCGACCACGACGGTCGCATCTCGCAATGGAATCTCGGGGCCAAGCGACTGACCGGCTACAACGCGCAGGAAATGATCGGCCTGCCGATCGCGCGCCTGTTCACCGAAGAGGATCGGACTGCGGGCCTGCCCAATTTCCTGCTTGCCCAGGCCCGCGAAAACGGCCTTCATTCTGGCACGGGTGAATGCCTGAGACAGGACGGCTCGCGCTTCTGGGCCCATGGCACGGTGGAAAAGCTGCTTGCACCATCGGGCGAGGAACTGGGCTTCTCCTTCGTGATGCACAACATCACCCCGTTCCGCGAAGCCCAGGCACTGATCGCGGAAACCTCGCGCCATCTCGACACTGCGCTCGAAAACATGCTCCAGGGACTGTGCCTGTTCGACGCCGACCAGCGCGTCGTCCTGTGCAACCGTCGTTTCCGGGAGATCTGGTCACTCGAAGAAGACGATTGCCGCAACGGCACCGATTTAGCCGCGCTGATCGCCAGCGGCTTCATGAACCTGGGAGGCGAGCAAGCCGGCTCACAGGTCCTCCAGAACATGAAGGACATCCTCGAGGAAACCCTGGCCGATACCGGAAGCCACCCCATCATCGCGGACTTCGGAGAGAACCATGTGATCTCGGTGGCCAACCGCGCCTTGCCCGAAGGCGGCTGGGTCACGACCTGCGACGACATCACCGAACAGCGCAAATCGGAGGCCAAGATCGCGCACATGGCCTTGCACGATCCGCTGACCGGCCTGCCGAACCGTACGCGCTTTGCCATGCTGTTGGATGAACTTCTGGCGGTAGCGGCACCGCAGAAAAAGCAGCTCGCCGTCATTGGCGTGGACCTGGACCGCTTCAAGGAAATCAACGATTCGCAAGGCCACGCGGCGGGCGATCTCGTGCTCCAGTCGATAGCCCAGCGGCTTGGCGAAATGCTTGGCGAAGGAGAAGCGGTCGCTCGCCTCGGTGGTGACGAGTTCGCTGCTTGCAAGATGTTCGCCAACCGCAGCGAACTGAACGACTTCCTCGCGCGTCTGCGCAATGCCATCATCGCGCCGATAGGTGACAGCGAGCACCATTTTGTGGTGGACGGCAGCATCGGCATCGCGCTCTACCCGAACGACGGGACCGATCGCGAGACCCTTCTCAACAACGCCGATCTTGCCATGTACCGGGCCAAGGCAACACTCGGCGAAAGCGTCTGTTTCTTCCAGCACGGCATGGACGAAACCGCCCGCCAGCGTCGGCAATTGGCCGCCGACTTGCGCCATGCGGTGGACCGCGGCGAGCTCTCGCTACTGTACCAACCGCAACGCTCGCTCCACACCGGCCAATTGAGCGCCTATGAAGCGCTACTGCGTTGGCATCACCCCGCCCATGGCCTGGTGCCCCCCGATGATTTCATTCCGATCGCCGAGGAGAACGGCGAGATCATCCGCATCGGCGAATGGGTGCTTCGCGAGGCCTGCCGCGAAGCCCGCAAATGGCCGAGTGCAATCAAGATCGCGGTCAACCTGTCCCCGGTGCAATTCCTCCAGCCCGGGCTGGTCGAGACACTGCGCGAGATTCTGGTCGAAACGGGTCTTTCCCCCAGCCGGCTGGAACTGGAGATCACCGAAACCGCGATCATCTCCGACAAGCTGCGCGCCCTGCACTGCCTGCGCCAGATCAAGAGCATGGGCGTCAGCGTCGCCATTGACGACTTCGGCACCGGCTATTCCTCGCTCGACACCCTGCACTCCTTCCCCTTCGACAAAATCAAGATCGACAAATCCTTCATGTCGCGCGCCGAACACAGCAATCAGGCCCGCGCCATCATCCGCGCCGTACTGGCGCTCGGCCGCAGCCTGCAGATCCCGGTTCTGGCCGAAGGGGTCGAAACCGAAAAGCAACTGGCCGTGCTGCGCGATGAAGGCTGCGACGAGGCTCAGGGCTACCTGTTCGGACGGCCGGCCGCTCCGCCGCGCGAATGCGAAGACGCCTCGGAACCAGCACGAACGGCAAGCGCAACCAGCAACTGA
- a CDS encoding isocitrate lyase: protein MTYQSKIIEAGKTIGTEPNWNGIEAESVARMRHQNRFRTGLDIARYTARIMRQDMAAYDLDPANYTQSLGCWHGFIGQQKMISIKKHFGTTKGRYLYLSGWMVAALRSEFGPLPDQSMHEKTSVPALIEELYTFLRQADARELGMMFRDLDKAREAGDEVEAKRLEHAIDNHETHVVPIVADIDAGFGNAEATYLLAKKFIEAGACCIQIENQVSDEKQCGHQDGKVTVPHEDFIAKIRAVRYAFMELGVDEGLIVARTDSLGAGLTKQIAYTREAGDIGDQYNAFLDCDEVEAGNLGHGDVLISRDGKLMRPKRLPSNLFQFRSGTGEDRCVLDCIHALQNGADLLWIETEKPHIGQIGGMVSRIREVIPNAKLVYNNSPSFNWTLNFRQQVFDKWAEEGRDMSQYDRARLMSVDYDATELAAEADERIRTFQKDAAREAGIFHHLITLPTYHTAALSTDNLAREYFGEAGMLGYVKGVQRQEIRQGIACVKHQNMAGSDIGDDHKEYFAKEAALKAGGAHNTMNQFAA, encoded by the coding sequence GTGACCTATCAGAGCAAGATCATCGAAGCCGGAAAGACCATCGGAACCGAGCCGAACTGGAACGGGATCGAGGCCGAATCGGTCGCCCGCATGCGCCACCAGAACCGCTTCAGGACCGGCCTCGACATCGCCCGCTACACCGCGCGCATCATGCGCCAGGACATGGCTGCCTACGATCTCGACCCGGCCAACTACACGCAGTCGCTGGGCTGCTGGCACGGCTTCATCGGCCAGCAGAAGATGATTTCCATCAAGAAGCACTTCGGCACCACCAAGGGCCGCTACCTCTACCTCTCGGGCTGGATGGTCGCGGCGCTGCGCAGCGAGTTCGGGCCGCTTCCCGACCAGTCGATGCACGAGAAAACCTCGGTGCCCGCGCTGATCGAGGAGCTCTACACCTTCCTGCGCCAGGCCGACGCGCGCGAGCTGGGCATGATGTTCCGCGATCTCGACAAGGCCCGCGAGGCCGGCGACGAGGTCGAGGCCAAGCGCCTCGAACATGCCATCGACAACCACGAAACGCACGTCGTGCCGATCGTCGCCGACATCGACGCAGGCTTCGGGAACGCGGAGGCAACGTACCTCCTCGCCAAGAAGTTCATCGAGGCAGGTGCCTGCTGCATCCAGATCGAGAACCAGGTCTCGGACGAGAAGCAGTGCGGCCACCAGGACGGCAAGGTCACCGTCCCGCACGAGGACTTCATCGCGAAGATCCGCGCGGTCCGCTACGCCTTCATGGAACTGGGGGTCGACGAAGGGCTGATCGTGGCGCGCACCGATTCGCTCGGCGCCGGGCTCACCAAGCAGATCGCCTATACCCGCGAGGCCGGCGACATCGGCGACCAGTACAATGCCTTCCTCGACTGCGACGAAGTCGAAGCGGGGAACCTCGGCCATGGCGACGTGCTGATCAGCCGCGACGGCAAGCTGATGCGCCCCAAGCGCCTGCCCAGCAACCTCTTCCAGTTCCGTTCGGGAACCGGCGAGGACCGCTGCGTGCTCGACTGCATCCATGCGCTCCAGAACGGGGCGGACCTGCTCTGGATCGAGACCGAGAAGCCGCACATCGGCCAGATCGGCGGCATGGTCAGCCGCATCCGCGAGGTGATCCCGAACGCCAAGCTGGTCTACAACAACTCGCCCAGCTTCAACTGGACGCTCAATTTCCGCCAGCAGGTCTTCGACAAGTGGGCCGAGGAAGGACGCGACATGAGCCAGTACGACCGGGCAAGGCTGATGAGCGTGGACTACGACGCCACCGAACTGGCGGCAGAGGCCGACGAGCGCATCCGCACCTTCCAGAAGGACGCGGCGCGCGAGGCGGGCATCTTCCACCACCTTATCACGCTGCCGACGTACCACACCGCCGCGCTCTCGACCGACAATCTGGCGAGGGAATACTTCGGCGAAGCGGGTATGCTCGGCTACGTCAAGGGCGTCCAGCGCCAGGAGATCCGCCAGGGCATCGCCTGCGTGAAGCACCAGAACATGGCCGGCTCCGACATCGGCGACGACCACAAGGAATACTTCGCCAAGGAAGCCGCACTCAAGGCGGGCGGCGCCCACAACACGATGAACCAGTTTGCTGCCTGA
- a CDS encoding short-chain fatty acyl-CoA regulator family protein yields MAETRPLYLGPRLRRLRRELGLTQQAMADDLEISPSYVALLERNQRPVTADMLLRLARTYRLDIADIAGDDGEDYARRVADILRDPLFADIDLPSLEVADLAMSFPGISEALLRLHGAYTRESQALAEQRASGPVAEENEPVREAQRFLGASRNYFHGIDVRAEELAGEIEQVGGATAWLAAKGVRVRFLPPDVMVDSLRRFDRHNQQLLIDDTLGASSRAFQIATHIAHTAMRSDIVAVVRAAAFAQTTTATLVRRALAGYAAAAILMPYARFARAAEARRYDVEALCGLFGTSFEQVAHRLTTLHRPGEERVPFFFLRVDEAGNVSKRLDGAGFPFAAHGGGCPLWSVHQVFRWPGEVHTQWLELPDGQRFFSVARTVVSGEGRHGRMKVTRAVALACAAEEAGKLVYAAGGEASVTPIGVTCRLCQRADCAARSVPPIGRDVLADDYRRAAQPYTFAES; encoded by the coding sequence ATGGCGGAAACACGACCTCTTTATCTGGGCCCACGCTTGCGGCGCCTGCGCCGCGAACTGGGGCTCACACAGCAGGCGATGGCGGACGATCTGGAGATCTCGCCCAGCTACGTTGCCTTGCTGGAACGCAACCAGCGACCGGTCACGGCGGACATGCTGCTGCGGCTGGCGCGGACCTATCGGCTGGATATCGCCGACATCGCCGGGGACGATGGTGAAGACTATGCCCGCCGCGTTGCAGATATCCTGCGTGATCCCTTGTTTGCGGACATCGACTTGCCTTCGCTGGAAGTGGCCGATCTGGCGATGAGCTTCCCGGGCATCTCCGAGGCGCTCCTGCGGCTTCATGGGGCCTATACCCGCGAAAGCCAGGCCCTGGCCGAACAGCGCGCGTCTGGCCCGGTCGCAGAGGAAAACGAGCCGGTGCGCGAGGCACAGCGGTTCCTTGGGGCTTCGCGCAACTATTTCCACGGCATCGACGTGCGGGCGGAAGAACTGGCCGGTGAAATCGAGCAGGTCGGCGGCGCCACGGCATGGCTTGCCGCCAAGGGCGTGCGCGTGCGTTTCCTGCCGCCCGACGTCATGGTCGATTCGCTGAGGCGGTTCGACCGGCATAACCAGCAACTTCTGATCGACGATACGCTTGGCGCTTCGAGCAGGGCATTCCAGATCGCCACGCACATCGCGCATACGGCGATGCGCAGCGATATCGTGGCGGTGGTGCGCGCGGCCGCCTTCGCACAAACCACCACGGCGACCTTGGTGCGTCGGGCACTGGCGGGCTATGCGGCAGCGGCGATCCTCATGCCTTATGCAAGGTTCGCCCGCGCAGCGGAGGCACGGCGCTACGATGTCGAGGCTCTCTGCGGACTGTTCGGCACCAGCTTCGAGCAGGTCGCCCATCGCCTCACCACCCTGCACCGTCCGGGGGAGGAGCGGGTGCCGTTCTTTTTCCTGCGCGTGGACGAGGCCGGCAACGTCTCGAAGCGGCTGGACGGCGCGGGTTTTCCTTTCGCCGCGCATGGTGGTGGTTGCCCCTTGTGGTCGGTGCATCAGGTGTTCCGCTGGCCGGGCGAGGTGCATACGCAGTGGCTGGAACTGCCGGACGGTCAGCGCTTTTTCTCGGTCGCCCGCACCGTCGTTTCGGGGGAGGGGCGGCATGGGCGGATGAAGGTCACGCGGGCCGTGGCGCTGGCCTGCGCGGCGGAGGAGGCGGGCAAGCTTGTCTATGCGGCGGGCGGTGAAGCGAGCGTCACGCCGATCGGCGTTACCTGCCGCCTGTGCCAGCGCGCCGACTGCGCCGCCCGTTCGGTGCCGCCGATCGGGCGCGACGTGCTCGCTGACGACTATCGCCGCGCCGCTCAGCCTTACACGTTTGCTGAAAGCTGA
- a CDS encoding class I adenylate-forming enzyme family protein, with product MKALGSDGAPGSARTFPELIRSAAAVYGDALAITLETETGSESATFGELDRRSAELARGLLARGAGKGTRVGFIFGNGPGFAVVMAAIARIGAVAVPISTMLRAGELVRVLRQSDVQGLIVQRAVLGNDLVARLVDALPELDGQFWGALRLPRVPYLRWIVSSGADLPLAVAPIAWLTQVDAGAQVLREVEAEVHPTDQMIEIYTSGSTALPKGVRHVHGAVMARSHWLAGMLGVQAGQQRPAPLPMFWVGGLMLALLPGWVRGATTVCSERTLSNSRFAMGSVLAEEDLERIRGAQPWWGLGMSETLGPYGWGDVFRAPGRPVCAPMDHFAPGYEIRIVDERGRPVANGEVGEMQVRGAAVAPALHKIDPAEHYTPDGYLRTGDLCLVEERDEDGADGRRVHFVGRSGDMIKVSGSNVSPAEVEMELQALDGVHSAYVVGLPDRERGALLVAALVPRDGAMLDLPAIEARMKASLSSYKVPRAWVELTRDEVPLLHSNKVARREIARIVAERLAGGQSLSISGSGSRN from the coding sequence GTGAAGGCATTGGGCAGCGACGGCGCGCCGGGTTCAGCCCGGACATTCCCCGAACTGATCCGCTCCGCCGCTGCCGTGTATGGCGATGCGCTGGCGATCACGCTGGAGACGGAAACGGGCAGCGAAAGCGCCACGTTCGGGGAACTGGATCGCCGGTCTGCAGAACTCGCGCGCGGTTTGCTGGCGCGGGGCGCCGGGAAGGGCACGCGTGTCGGGTTCATCTTCGGCAATGGTCCCGGTTTTGCCGTGGTGATGGCCGCCATCGCTCGCATCGGCGCGGTTGCGGTGCCGATCAGCACGATGCTGCGTGCCGGCGAGCTGGTGCGCGTACTTCGCCAGAGCGATGTGCAGGGACTGATTGTCCAACGGGCTGTTCTCGGCAACGATCTTGTGGCGCGGCTTGTCGATGCGCTGCCGGAACTGGATGGTCAATTTTGGGGCGCATTGCGTCTGCCGCGTGTGCCGTACTTGCGCTGGATCGTCTCCAGCGGCGCAGACTTGCCCCTTGCCGTGGCGCCGATTGCCTGGCTCACCCAAGTCGATGCGGGCGCGCAAGTCCTGCGCGAGGTCGAAGCCGAAGTGCATCCGACGGACCAGATGATCGAGATCTACACATCCGGCTCGACGGCGTTGCCCAAGGGCGTGCGTCATGTTCACGGTGCGGTGATGGCGCGCAGTCACTGGCTTGCAGGGATGCTGGGTGTGCAAGCGGGGCAGCAGCGCCCGGCGCCATTGCCGATGTTCTGGGTGGGCGGGTTGATGCTGGCGCTGCTGCCCGGCTGGGTGCGCGGCGCGACCACGGTTTGCAGCGAGCGGACACTCAGCAACAGCCGCTTCGCGATGGGATCGGTACTGGCCGAGGAAGACCTCGAAAGGATCCGGGGCGCGCAGCCCTGGTGGGGGCTCGGCATGAGCGAGACCCTGGGGCCTTACGGTTGGGGGGACGTTTTCCGCGCGCCGGGCCGTCCGGTCTGCGCGCCGATGGACCACTTTGCTCCGGGGTACGAGATCCGCATCGTGGATGAGCGCGGCCGGCCGGTGGCCAACGGCGAAGTGGGGGAAATGCAGGTGCGTGGCGCTGCCGTTGCCCCGGCTCTCCACAAGATCGATCCGGCCGAGCATTACACGCCGGATGGCTATTTGCGCACCGGCGACCTTTGCCTTGTCGAAGAGCGCGACGAGGACGGTGCCGATGGGCGCCGCGTCCATTTTGTCGGCCGGAGCGGGGATATGATCAAGGTGTCCGGATCGAACGTCTCGCCCGCCGAGGTGGAGATGGAACTGCAAGCGTTGGATGGCGTGCACAGCGCCTATGTCGTCGGCCTGCCGGATCGTGAGCGGGGGGCGCTGCTGGTGGCGGCACTTGTTCCGCGCGACGGGGCGATGCTCGACCTGCCTGCCATCGAGGCGCGGATGAAGGCCAGTCTTTCGTCTTACAAAGTGCCGCGCGCGTGGGTCGAGCTTACCCGCGACGAAGTGCCGCTCCTGCATTCCAACAAGGTCGCCCGCCGCGAAATCGCGCGGATCGTCGCGGAGCGCCTGGCGGGGGGACAGTCCTTGTCCATTAGCGGCTCGGGCAGCCGAAACTGA
- a CDS encoding TonB-dependent siderophore receptor gives MFARIFKTSLMLGVGCAAVYAAPAMAQDAAPSAPEKPQTGRRESPVANPGDIIVTARRTEERLQDVPISITVFNQEQLTNRNVVSAADLATSTPSLSANTNFGSQNSSFAIRGFVQDLGTAPSVGVYFADVVAPRGASNGLPSGDGAGPGAYFDLQNVQVLKGPQGTLFGRNTTGGAVLLVPQRPTDLFEGYVLGSIGNYDMRRVQAVLNVPLADTFKVRLGVDRMKRDGYLHNTSGVGPKDFNDVDYLSARLSVVAELTPDLENYTIATYSRSDTHGDAQKMIAADPVYNLGRFAAEQLDPDSANYQGSGFYDFAQDLPNARSLLNVWQIINTTTWRASDTLTFKNIVSYGELKNTFNNPIFGTAFMSPAIAAIGLPSYRFGFASSQPLPGHRTADESTFTEEFQVQGRTSDDRLNWQIGGYLESVRPLDVVGSKSPVIQSCAGPEAVAASQCYDILGYLAAVTPVFFGGAFDPTEHAGAINTTAGRTSFHDVGLYAQATYKISDQFKVTGGFRYTWDRERNTSVQTTTITGYPLSYPTFQPIPAGPLFTFCTYPDAAVQNPNAVNGCRRDLKQKSSAPTWLIDFDYTPTDDILVYAKYARGYRAGGIAPNVTSAFAIFDPEKVDAFELGAKTSWHGSMPGNFNIASFYNKFSNQQLQLGFNANPCQSTDQDGNCVAATVSPTAAPVNAGKSRIWGIEVEGSISPFEGLMLQVGYTYLNTRLTSVKTFALEPGSPYVLSGTYLVGDPLALTPKNKVTVSGNYTLPLSDSIGKITFGATFTHTDRMLANTGNRFYYGCNGTAGANLPSCQAGAITDPDTAAYIQSLSYLQPTDLLNLNVSWENIAGLPIDAAFFATNVTKEKYYSYISGLATGTGFQTAAVGAPRMYGLSLKYRFGS, from the coding sequence ATGTTTGCAAGGATTTTCAAGACTTCGCTCATGCTCGGCGTCGGGTGCGCAGCCGTTTACGCGGCGCCCGCAATGGCCCAGGATGCCGCACCGTCGGCCCCGGAAAAGCCGCAGACCGGCAGGCGCGAAAGCCCGGTGGCCAATCCCGGCGACATCATCGTCACCGCCCGGCGCACTGAGGAACGCCTTCAGGATGTGCCGATCTCCATCACCGTGTTCAATCAAGAACAGCTGACCAACCGCAACGTGGTGAGCGCGGCAGACCTTGCCACCAGCACGCCGTCGCTTTCGGCCAACACCAATTTCGGCTCGCAGAACTCGTCCTTCGCGATCCGCGGCTTCGTGCAGGATCTGGGAACGGCGCCTTCGGTCGGCGTCTACTTCGCCGACGTGGTGGCCCCGCGCGGCGCCTCCAACGGCCTGCCTTCGGGTGACGGTGCCGGCCCCGGCGCCTATTTCGACCTTCAGAACGTGCAGGTGCTGAAAGGCCCGCAAGGCACGCTGTTCGGCCGCAACACCACCGGCGGCGCCGTGCTGCTGGTGCCGCAAAGGCCCACCGACCTGTTCGAGGGTTATGTGCTGGGATCGATCGGCAACTACGACATGCGCCGCGTTCAGGCCGTGCTCAACGTACCGCTGGCCGATACCTTCAAGGTCCGCCTCGGCGTCGATCGCATGAAGCGCGACGGCTACCTCCACAACACCAGCGGCGTCGGCCCCAAGGACTTCAACGACGTCGACTATCTCTCGGCGCGCCTCAGCGTGGTTGCCGAACTGACGCCCGATCTTGAGAACTACACGATCGCCACGTACTCGCGCTCGGACACGCACGGCGATGCGCAGAAGATGATTGCTGCCGACCCGGTCTACAACCTCGGCCGCTTCGCGGCTGAACAGCTCGATCCCGACAGTGCCAATTACCAGGGCTCGGGCTTCTACGACTTTGCGCAGGACCTGCCCAATGCGCGCTCGCTGCTCAATGTCTGGCAGATCATCAACACCACGACCTGGCGCGCCAGCGACACGCTGACGTTCAAGAATATCGTCAGCTACGGCGAGCTGAAAAACACCTTCAACAACCCGATCTTCGGCACCGCCTTCATGAGCCCGGCGATCGCCGCGATCGGCCTGCCCAGCTACCGCTTCGGCTTTGCCAGCAGCCAGCCATTGCCCGGCCACCGCACGGCCGACGAATCCACCTTCACCGAAGAGTTCCAGGTCCAGGGCCGGACCAGCGACGACAGGCTGAACTGGCAGATCGGCGGCTATCTGGAATCGGTCCGCCCGCTCGACGTGGTCGGATCGAAATCGCCGGTGATCCAGTCCTGCGCTGGCCCCGAAGCGGTGGCGGCCAGCCAGTGCTACGACATTCTGGGCTATCTGGCGGCGGTCACGCCGGTCTTCTTCGGCGGCGCCTTCGACCCGACCGAACATGCCGGCGCCATCAACACCACGGCCGGGCGCACCTCGTTCCATGACGTCGGCCTCTATGCGCAGGCGACCTACAAGATCTCCGACCAGTTCAAGGTCACGGGGGGCTTCCGCTACACCTGGGACCGCGAGCGCAACACCAGCGTCCAGACGACGACGATCACCGGCTATCCGCTGAGCTATCCGACCTTCCAGCCGATCCCGGCCGGGCCGCTCTTCACGTTCTGCACCTATCCCGACGCTGCCGTGCAGAACCCGAACGCAGTCAACGGCTGCCGCCGCGACCTGAAGCAGAAGTCCTCCGCCCCCACCTGGCTGATCGATTTCGATTATACGCCGACGGACGATATCCTCGTCTACGCCAAATACGCGCGCGGCTACCGTGCCGGCGGCATCGCCCCGAACGTGACTTCGGCTTTCGCAATCTTCGATCCGGAAAAAGTCGATGCCTTCGAGCTCGGCGCCAAGACAAGCTGGCACGGATCGATGCCGGGCAACTTCAACATTGCCAGCTTCTACAACAAGTTCAGCAACCAGCAGTTGCAACTGGGCTTCAACGCCAACCCTTGCCAGTCCACCGATCAGGACGGCAACTGCGTCGCCGCGACGGTCTCCCCCACGGCGGCGCCGGTCAACGCGGGCAAGTCGCGGATCTGGGGCATCGAGGTGGAAGGCTCGATCAGTCCGTTCGAGGGGCTGATGCTCCAGGTGGGCTACACCTACCTCAACACCAGGCTGACTTCGGTGAAGACTTTCGCACTCGAACCCGGCTCGCCCTACGTGCTTTCAGGCACCTACCTGGTCGGCGATCCACTGGCGCTGACGCCGAAGAACAAGGTGACGGTCTCGGGCAACTACACGCTGCCGCTCTCCGACAGTATCGGCAAGATCACCTTCGGGGCCACGTTCACGCATACCGACAGGATGCTCGCGAACACCGGCAACCGCTTTTACTACGGCTGCAACGGTACGGCAGGAGCCAACCTGCCCAGTTGCCAGGCAGGAGCGATCACCGATCCTGACACGGCGGCCTATATCCAGAGCCTGTCCTACCTGCAGCCGACGGACCTGCTGAATCTCAACGTCAGCTGGGAGAATATCGCCGGATTGCCCATCGACGCCGCGTTCTTTGCCACCAACGTGACCAAGGAAAAGTACTATTCCTACATCTCCGGCCTCGCCACCGGCACCGGCTTCCAGACCGCTGCCGTAGGCGCGCCGCGCATGTATGGGCTCAGCCTGAAGTACCGCTTCGGAAGCTGA
- a CDS encoding TonB family protein → MVIGRAEPGLPRRSRWGVVALVAVLHLLAIMALVQAFTPRIAATIVGSITTAFDVPLDPPRPVPPTPEQPAPEQRRKPAMPREKGAAGAPGRKAAPRDVAVPKAPFAVKPTEAPPVAGTGLENAAGAADMGPGTGASGQGMGLGAGASGAGTGGGGGASKPVKTAGDINSARDYPRASRDLRLGHEVVVIVRVGIDGRVKSCRVAKPSPDAEADRITCRLAVERFRFRPARDGAGNPVEGDYGWRQRWFLTGQE, encoded by the coding sequence ATGGTGATCGGGAGAGCTGAACCTGGCCTTCCCCGCCGGTCCAGGTGGGGCGTCGTCGCGCTGGTCGCCGTGCTGCATCTCTTGGCGATTATGGCGCTGGTGCAGGCTTTCACGCCCAGGATCGCCGCGACCATCGTCGGTTCGATCACGACTGCCTTCGACGTTCCGCTCGATCCGCCGAGGCCCGTACCGCCCACGCCTGAACAACCAGCGCCTGAACAGCGGCGCAAGCCTGCCATGCCGCGCGAGAAAGGCGCAGCCGGTGCGCCCGGGCGCAAGGCCGCCCCGCGCGACGTCGCCGTGCCCAAGGCGCCGTTCGCGGTGAAGCCCACCGAGGCACCGCCGGTTGCCGGAACCGGACTGGAAAATGCCGCCGGAGCGGCCGACATGGGCCCGGGAACTGGAGCGTCCGGCCAAGGCATGGGTTTGGGGGCAGGAGCGAGCGGAGCGGGAACCGGAGGAGGCGGCGGTGCGAGCAAGCCGGTCAAGACTGCCGGGGACATCAATTCCGCCCGAGATTATCCGCGCGCCAGTCGTGACTTGCGGCTCGGGCACGAGGTGGTTGTTATCGTCCGGGTCGGCATCGATGGCAGGGTGAAGTCCTGCCGGGTTGCGAAGCCGAGCCCCGATGCGGAGGCGGATCGCATCACGTGCCGTCTCGCGGTCGAACGCTTCCGTTTCCGCCCGGCGCGGGATGGGGCGGGCAACCCCGTCGAGGGCGACTATGGCTGGCGTCAGCGATGGTTCCTCACAGGACAGGAATGA